From Heliomicrobium modesticaldum Ice1, a single genomic window includes:
- a CDS encoding ArnT family glycosyltransferase, producing MFNEENKPLQGLLLGILALAFVLRVTVISLQGSALFLNSDDAGYIRCAAKWLETGVMTFGSDRPTAFVGPLFPGFVAIIFAFFGSDDAGVQAVRYAQALLGLLSVFLTYRLVELLSERRTALLAAFFMAVYPSNILVNGLILTETLFTVLNLGYLFLLVKLSHGEQGSEKAEMFLFGLLGAYTALLTLTRATAALFPLVFMVYLLWRRRYAFRSWLRNGLIVLMVFALSMSPWWVRNYIAFDRFIPFSSGAGEPLLLGTYVDMEGLVNGSAPDWPVGMDELDTQQKYKEFAIERLKENVPKEPLRYLKWYTWGKFLLMWGGAFMWEPIWWSIRHLVDLIHQLLMVLALGGIAMALWRWWNRREELRAQGGLLRDEVPGDRWGAGGRLTGLLLLLSMPIYYTAVHNLYFGFPRYNIPFLPIIFFFSAYAVIESVDALLGVRKGDDGRSGPFR from the coding sequence GTGTTCAACGAAGAAAACAAACCCCTTCAGGGGCTCCTGCTCGGCATCTTGGCGCTGGCCTTTGTCCTTCGCGTCACCGTGATTTCCCTGCAGGGCTCGGCCCTCTTTTTAAATAGCGACGACGCGGGGTATATCCGTTGCGCCGCTAAATGGCTCGAGACAGGTGTCATGACCTTTGGCTCGGACCGGCCGACCGCCTTCGTGGGTCCCCTGTTTCCCGGTTTTGTGGCCATAATCTTCGCCTTTTTCGGCAGTGATGACGCCGGGGTGCAGGCGGTCCGCTACGCCCAGGCGTTGCTCGGCCTGCTCTCCGTCTTTCTCACGTACCGCCTCGTGGAGCTGTTGAGCGAACGCCGCACGGCTCTTCTGGCAGCTTTTTTTATGGCTGTCTATCCCTCCAACATTCTGGTCAACGGGCTGATCCTGACGGAGACGCTGTTCACTGTCTTGAATCTCGGTTATCTTTTCCTGCTGGTGAAACTGAGCCACGGGGAACAAGGCAGCGAAAAGGCGGAGATGTTCCTCTTCGGGCTCTTGGGGGCTTATACGGCGCTCTTGACGTTGACGCGGGCAACGGCTGCCCTTTTTCCGCTCGTCTTCATGGTCTACCTGCTTTGGCGGCGGCGGTACGCCTTCCGGAGCTGGCTGCGCAACGGGCTGATCGTGCTGATGGTGTTTGCTCTGTCCATGTCTCCCTGGTGGGTTCGCAATTACATCGCCTTTGACCGCTTCATCCCCTTTTCTTCGGGCGCCGGGGAGCCGCTGCTGCTCGGCACTTATGTCGACATGGAGGGGCTGGTCAACGGTTCGGCGCCGGACTGGCCTGTCGGGATGGACGAGTTGGACACCCAGCAGAAGTACAAGGAGTTCGCCATTGAGCGGTTGAAGGAGAATGTGCCCAAGGAGCCGCTTCGCTATCTGAAGTGGTATACTTGGGGCAAATTCCTGCTCATGTGGGGCGGCGCTTTCATGTGGGAACCTATCTGGTGGTCCATCCGCCACTTGGTCGATCTCATTCACCAGTTGTTGATGGTGCTTGCGCTGGGCGGGATAGCGATGGCACTTTGGCGCTGGTGGAACCGGCGGGAGGAGCTGCGCGCCCAGGGCGGTTTGTTGCGGGACGAGGTTCCCGGTGATCGCTGGGGCGCCGGGGGACGGCTGACAGGACTGCTGCTGCTGTTGTCGATGCCCATCTACTACACGGCGGTGCACAACCTCTACTTCGGATTTCCGCGCTACAATATCCCTTTTCTGCCGATCATCTTTTTCTTTTCCGCTTATGCTGTTATAGAGTCGGTAGACGCCTTATTGGGCGTGCGCAAGGGCGACGATGGACGGAGCGGGCCGTTCCGCTAA
- a CDS encoding Lon protease family protein: protein MKALSAAQLQSRRLPLDRLTVRCAPDIFEFSSTREITPLEEGIIGQPRAVKAMEFGLGAKHPGFHIFISGPIGSGKTGFAVTKVKQVAQSESTPDDICYVNHFGQPDRPIVLTLPAGMGSELRRDVKELVEELHGEIRKALEGEAHEKRRSAFLRQVETRLTAMFREMEELAKEEGFILQKGQSGIFTIPMTEEGKPMSKDDFDSLEEKRRQEINDREHRLESRLADVLRRSRNLQKEANNHLKEIERDSAHQATKHLVDALKEKYKNHVKVVEFLTNVQEDVLENLSDLKGGAPSEEEEGTPAQLILLARGQRPSQLTRYEVNLFVENGAQVGAPVIVESNPTFTNLFGKVEYRSSFGSMATDFTMIKPGAVHQANGGYLILQALPLLASPGAWEGLKRVLRTRELRIENLGEQLGLPSTATLKPEPVPIDVKVILIGSPRIYYLLYNMDEDFRKFFKVRVDFDSVMERNQENIRKYAAFVGSVCEREMLLPFTAEAVARVIDYSSRLVSHQRKLSTSFHDIKDMIVEAAMWAESEGATEVLAGHVDQAIQEKNFRVNRIEERIQETICDGMLLVDTDGAVVGQVNGLAVLDLGDYAFGKPNRITARVYLGREGVIHIEREIRLSGQSHSKGVLILTSFFASRFARERPLSLSAALTFEQLYDGIDGDSASSAELYALLSALSELPLRQDIAVTGSVNQRGEVQPIGGVNEKIEGFFRLCQARGLTGSQGVIIPASNAPNLMLDQAVLDAVEAGRFHIYAVSHVDEGIEILSGVQAGQPDEDGKYPPGTVNALITEKLLRMEEKWQESSKQAKKSRKPASIRSGERSGENG, encoded by the coding sequence ATGAAAGCGCTATCTGCTGCTCAGTTGCAATCCCGCCGTTTGCCGCTAGATCGGCTGACCGTCCGGTGCGCGCCAGATATTTTTGAGTTTTCCTCCACCCGGGAGATTACGCCGCTGGAAGAAGGGATCATCGGGCAGCCGCGAGCCGTCAAGGCGATGGAATTCGGCCTCGGCGCCAAGCATCCCGGTTTTCATATCTTTATCTCCGGGCCGATCGGCTCGGGAAAAACAGGTTTCGCCGTGACTAAGGTCAAACAGGTAGCCCAGTCGGAGTCGACGCCCGATGATATCTGCTATGTAAACCATTTCGGCCAGCCGGACCGGCCCATCGTTTTGACCTTGCCGGCCGGGATGGGCAGTGAGCTGCGGCGGGACGTGAAGGAACTGGTCGAGGAACTGCACGGCGAGATCCGCAAGGCTCTCGAAGGCGAGGCGCATGAGAAGCGCCGGTCGGCCTTTTTGCGCCAGGTGGAGACACGGCTGACGGCCATGTTCCGGGAGATGGAGGAACTGGCCAAGGAAGAGGGCTTCATCCTGCAAAAAGGGCAGTCAGGCATCTTCACCATCCCCATGACTGAGGAAGGCAAGCCCATGTCCAAGGATGACTTTGACAGCCTGGAGGAGAAAAGGCGCCAGGAGATCAACGATCGGGAACATCGCCTGGAAAGCCGACTGGCCGACGTGCTGCGCCGCTCTCGGAACCTGCAGAAGGAAGCGAACAACCACCTGAAAGAGATCGAGCGCGACTCGGCCCACCAGGCGACAAAACACTTGGTGGATGCTTTGAAAGAAAAATACAAAAACCACGTCAAGGTGGTTGAGTTTTTGACCAACGTGCAGGAGGATGTGCTGGAGAATCTGAGCGACCTGAAGGGGGGCGCTCCCTCTGAGGAGGAGGAAGGCACTCCGGCGCAGCTGATCCTGCTGGCGCGGGGGCAGCGGCCCTCCCAGCTGACGCGCTACGAGGTCAACCTCTTTGTGGAGAACGGCGCCCAGGTGGGCGCGCCCGTCATCGTCGAGTCCAATCCCACCTTCACGAACCTCTTCGGCAAAGTCGAATACCGCAGCTCTTTCGGCAGCATGGCCACCGATTTTACGATGATCAAGCCGGGTGCCGTCCATCAGGCCAACGGCGGCTACCTGATCCTGCAGGCGTTGCCGCTGCTCGCGTCGCCGGGCGCCTGGGAGGGACTGAAACGGGTGCTGAGGACGCGGGAGCTGCGCATCGAAAACCTGGGCGAACAACTGGGCCTGCCCTCGACGGCCACCTTGAAGCCCGAGCCGGTGCCCATCGATGTGAAGGTGATCCTGATCGGCAGTCCGCGCATCTACTACCTGCTCTACAACATGGATGAGGATTTCCGCAAGTTTTTCAAGGTTCGCGTCGATTTTGACAGTGTCATGGAACGGAATCAGGAAAACATACGCAAGTACGCCGCCTTTGTCGGTTCTGTCTGTGAGCGGGAAATGCTGCTGCCGTTTACGGCTGAGGCGGTGGCGCGGGTCATCGACTATTCGAGCCGACTCGTTTCTCATCAGCGCAAACTCTCCACCTCGTTTCATGACATCAAGGACATGATCGTGGAAGCGGCCATGTGGGCCGAGAGCGAAGGGGCCACCGAGGTCTTGGCTGGCCATGTCGATCAGGCGATCCAAGAGAAAAATTTCCGCGTCAACCGCATTGAGGAGCGCATTCAGGAGACGATATGCGACGGGATGCTGCTTGTCGATACGGACGGCGCCGTCGTAGGTCAGGTGAACGGCCTCGCCGTCCTCGACCTGGGCGATTACGCTTTCGGCAAGCCGAACCGAATCACCGCCCGCGTCTATCTCGGCCGCGAGGGTGTCATTCACATCGAGCGGGAGATCCGCCTGAGCGGACAGAGCCACTCCAAAGGTGTGCTGATCCTGACGTCCTTCTTCGCCTCCCGCTTCGCCCGGGAGCGGCCGCTCTCCTTGTCGGCGGCGCTGACCTTTGAGCAACTCTATGACGGCATCGATGGCGATAGCGCCTCGTCGGCAGAACTGTATGCGCTCCTGTCGGCGCTGTCCGAGCTGCCGCTCCGCCAGGACATCGCTGTCACCGGCTCTGTCAACCAGCGAGGCGAGGTGCAGCCCATCGGCGGCGTCAACGAAAAGATCGAGGGCTTTTTCCGGCTCTGCCAAGCGCGCGGGCTGACGGGCTCGCAAGGGGTGATCATTCCGGCGAGTAACGCGCCGAATCTGATGCTCGATCAGGCGGTTCTCGACGCGGTCGAAGCCGGCCGCTTCCATATCTATGCCGTGTCTCATGTCGATGAGGGGATAGAAATCCTCTCCGGCGTTCAGGCGGGACAGCCGGACGAGGACGGGAAGTATCCGCCCGGAACGGTGAACGCGCTGATAACGGAAAAACTGCTGCGCATGGAGGAAAAGTGGCAAGAATCGTCGAAACAGGCGAAAAAATCCCGTAAGCCTGCCTCGATTCGTTCCGGGGAGCGTTCCGGAGAGAACGGATAA
- a CDS encoding rod-binding protein, whose amino-acid sequence MITPIQRIMDTSGLVNTVRGQTTVKEGALFPRLMEEQFRKSAERADSSETARDTKRMAQKAGLAPSPEAAAPTAGAANSAVGSILSEAEKEKERQRLREACQEFEALYIHQMLKGMRSTVPKSDLIEEAPGRKIWESMLDEEYAKSMAKREEVGFAKMLYKELSRPLE is encoded by the coding sequence TTGATCACACCGATTCAGCGGATTATGGATACATCTGGTCTGGTCAACACAGTCAGAGGACAGACAACGGTCAAGGAGGGCGCCCTCTTTCCACGGTTGATGGAAGAACAGTTCCGAAAGTCTGCCGAGAGGGCTGATTCTTCTGAAACGGCTCGGGATACAAAAAGGATGGCGCAAAAGGCCGGCCTTGCGCCATCTCCTGAAGCGGCTGCTCCCACCGCCGGAGCGGCCAATTCCGCTGTAGGTTCGATCCTGTCTGAGGCGGAGAAGGAAAAAGAGCGCCAGCGACTGCGCGAAGCATGTCAGGAGTTCGAGGCCCTATATATCCACCAGATGCTGAAGGGAATGCGCAGCACCGTGCCCAAGTCGGATCTGATCGAAGAAGCCCCGGGCCGCAAAATCTGGGAGAGCATGCTCGATGAGGAGTACGCCAAGTCGATGGCCAAGCGCGAGGAAGTCGGATTCGCCAAGATGCTCTATAAGGAATTGAGTCGTCCCCTTGAATAG